The Campylobacter concisus genome has a window encoding:
- a CDS encoding type VI secretion system baseplate subunit TssG yields MSEEISQASFFKLIKNILKDRDRSEIFLKNSSSFAYPIKELESLDEQELTKIIVNFMGLLGSGSHLTSYILEKISKTNDNSYELFFDFFDNYLLWLFFDSISLKNYARSFEDELDDKISKILLDMLNIKEKQLAKKFLPFSPLAVSQRRPKKEVEFALQSHFGLKDKLFILENLPNQIFIAPSNLNSLGHKNRTLGKNFILGKKLFEKQTKIAVFINGIEYEEAVNFFPKKDKFKELQETLSYFTNDEFVSDLYLKINYSHKMQFKLGSKYTSSQIGFGSRLKNDKKMSNFIKFRLCS; encoded by the coding sequence ATGAGCGAAGAGATAAGCCAAGCTTCTTTTTTTAAGCTTATAAAAAACATCCTAAAAGATAGGGATAGGAGCGAGATATTTTTAAAAAACAGCTCGAGTTTTGCCTACCCGATCAAAGAGCTCGAGAGCTTAGATGAGCAGGAGCTTACAAAGATAATTGTAAATTTTATGGGTCTTTTAGGAAGCGGCTCGCACCTAACAAGCTACATTTTAGAGAAAATTTCAAAGACTAATGACAATAGCTATGAACTATTTTTTGATTTTTTTGACAACTACTTGCTTTGGCTATTTTTTGACAGCATTAGTCTGAAAAATTACGCAAGATCTTTTGAAGATGAGCTTGATGATAAAATTTCAAAGATCTTGCTTGATATGCTTAATATAAAAGAAAAGCAGCTGGCAAAGAAATTTCTGCCATTTTCGCCACTCGCAGTTAGCCAAAGAAGGCCAAAAAAAGAGGTTGAATTTGCGCTTCAGAGCCACTTTGGACTAAAAGATAAGCTTTTTATACTTGAAAATTTACCAAACCAAATTTTCATAGCACCATCAAATTTAAACTCTTTAGGCCATAAAAATAGGACACTTGGTAAAAATTTCATCCTTGGCAAAAAGCTTTTTGAAAAACAAACCAAGATCGCAGTATTTATAAACGGCATAGAGTACGAAGAGGCTGTGAATTTCTTCCCAAAAAAAGATAAATTTAAAGAGCTTCAAGAGACTCTTTCTTATTTTACTAATGATGAATTTGTTTCTGATTTATATTTGAAGATAAATTACTCTCACAAAATGCAGTTTAAGCTCGGGTCAAAATATACAAGTAGTCAAATTGGCTTTGGTTCAAGGCTTAAAAATGATAAAAAAATGTCAAATTTTATAAAATTTAGACTTTGTTCATAA
- the tssC gene encoding type VI secretion system contractile sheath large subunit: MSETKVKTPIIESIMQRSKYTKDDESYSVVKQGVAEFISNIITTNNAEEKINKLALDEMIAHIDTLLSAQMDEILHNKSFQELESTWRGIRFLVERTNFNENVKIDLLDATKEEILDDFENNLDITQSTLYKQIYSAEYGQFGGEPVGAIVADYELDKSNQDMTFLNKMSSIAAMSHSPLLTSLSSKFFGLDNFGELENIKDLKSLLEGPQYTRWRTFRENEDAKYTGCMVNRFLTRSPYIPEDNPIKSFNYRESVDKHDDMLWGNGAYAFATRLTESFADYRWCGNIIGPKGGGAVKDLPTYTYENYGSVQTKIPTEVLITDRREFELAENGFITLTLRRDSNNAAFFSANSVLKPKVFPNTPEGKAAETNFRLGTQLPYVFLISRLAHYLKVLQREEIGTWKERSDVERGLNEWLRQYISDQENPPADVRSRRPFRSAKVIVSDIAGEPGWYKIELLARPHFKFMGANFELSLVGKLDKE; the protein is encoded by the coding sequence ATGTCTGAAACTAAAGTAAAAACTCCTATCATTGAAAGCATAATGCAAAGGAGCAAATATACAAAAGATGATGAAAGTTATAGCGTAGTAAAGCAAGGAGTTGCCGAGTTTATCTCAAATATCATCACAACAAACAATGCTGAAGAGAAGATAAACAAGCTTGCACTTGATGAGATGATAGCTCATATAGACACGCTTTTATCAGCTCAGATGGATGAAATTTTACACAACAAATCTTTCCAAGAGCTAGAGTCTACTTGGCGTGGCATTAGATTTTTGGTTGAGAGAACAAATTTCAACGAAAACGTAAAGATCGACCTTTTAGACGCTACAAAAGAAGAAATTTTAGATGACTTTGAAAACAATCTAGATATAACTCAAAGCACACTTTATAAGCAAATTTACTCAGCTGAATATGGTCAATTTGGTGGTGAGCCAGTTGGCGCGATAGTTGCTGACTACGAGCTAGATAAGTCAAATCAAGACATGACTTTCTTAAACAAAATGTCATCAATTGCAGCGATGAGCCACTCTCCGCTTCTAACTTCGCTATCTTCTAAATTCTTTGGACTTGATAACTTTGGCGAACTTGAAAACATAAAAGATCTAAAGAGCCTACTTGAAGGTCCTCAATACACAAGATGGAGAACTTTTAGAGAGAACGAAGATGCAAAATATACAGGTTGTATGGTAAATAGATTTCTTACTAGATCTCCATATATCCCAGAAGATAACCCTATAAAAAGCTTTAACTACCGCGAAAGCGTTGATAAGCACGATGATATGCTATGGGGCAACGGCGCTTATGCGTTTGCTACAAGACTTACAGAGAGTTTTGCGGACTATAGATGGTGCGGAAATATCATCGGGCCAAAAGGTGGTGGTGCTGTAAAAGACCTACCAACTTACACTTATGAAAACTACGGAAGCGTTCAGACAAAAATTCCAACCGAAGTTTTGATCACAGATAGAAGAGAATTTGAGCTTGCAGAAAATGGCTTTATCACACTTACGCTAAGACGTGATAGCAACAACGCAGCATTTTTCTCTGCAAACTCAGTGCTAAAACCTAAAGTTTTCCCAAATACTCCAGAAGGCAAAGCTGCCGAGACAAATTTCAGACTTGGCACACAGCTTCCATATGTATTTTTGATCTCTCGTTTGGCTCACTATCTAAAAGTACTTCAAAGAGAAGAGATCGGTACTTGGAAAGAGCGCAGTGACGTTGAACGTGGCTTAAATGAGTGGCTAAGACAGTACATCTCAGACCAAGAAAATCCACCAGCTGATGTAAGAAGCAGAAGGCCATTTAGAAGCGCAAAAGTTATCGTTAGCGATATAGCTGGCGAGCCAGGCTGGTACAAGATAGAGCTTCTAGCTAGACCTCACTTTAAATTTATGGGGGCAAATTTCGAGCTTTCTTTGGTTGGTAAGCTGGATAAAGAGTAA
- a CDS encoding Hcp family type VI secretion system effector: MSQPVYIKVKGSTQGLISSGASTEASIGNRYQSGHEDEIMAQEVSHIVTVPVDPQSGQPSGQRVHKPFSFTTSLNKAVPLLYNALTQGERLPEVEVHWYRTSTSGGAEHFFTTKLEDATITDITLVSPNAQDKLNSDKTELFKVSMNYRKIVWEHVAAGTSGSDDWREATKKA; this comes from the coding sequence ATGTCACAACCAGTGTATATTAAAGTGAAAGGTTCTACTCAAGGACTTATTTCAAGTGGTGCTTCAACAGAAGCTAGCATAGGCAATCGCTATCAGTCAGGTCACGAAGATGAGATCATGGCACAAGAGGTTTCACACATCGTAACTGTTCCAGTAGATCCACAAAGTGGCCAACCATCAGGACAAAGAGTACATAAGCCATTTAGCTTTACAACATCTTTAAATAAAGCTGTTCCACTTCTTTACAACGCATTAACTCAAGGCGAGAGACTTCCAGAGGTTGAGGTCCACTGGTACAGAACATCAACTAGCGGTGGCGCTGAGCACTTCTTCACTACAAAACTAGAAGATGCAACTATAACAGATATCACTCTAGTAAGTCCAAATGCTCAAGACAAGCTAAACAGCGACAAAACAGAGCTTTTCAAAGTTTCAATGAACTATAGAAAGATAGTTTGGGAACACGTAGCTGCAGGCACAAGCGGAAGCGACGACTGGAGAGAAGCTACTAAAAAAGCTTAA
- the tssM gene encoding type VI secretion system membrane subunit TssM, with protein sequence MAFIDYLRRFFTFFRFKHSVVLVTSIALSVLFWLYAPLVAFNDIYSFASVSSRVSVLVAFWAVILFFVLLRPLMNYFASRKDEKNDKLKEIKKESMDSFGKAKRNFLLSLKDAKTTWKKDINFKKLPLIMIIGNEGAGKSAFINYSNIEFPLSDSLDTYKKIHQSTTNFNLYVSKFGALLDTEGIHFAQESLYQPTATEELPEDDVEKNRDYLLKKGVWNEFLHFLKRNDFNSRLSGAVLIIDTKKFLEGTQEYFDELIRYMVKRINDCEKHLGIKFPIYVVFSKLDLIDGMGDYFKLFNEDVANKALGINLDSNFTAQTLETELKGLSDSLFKHLMSKNSISHMLEDKKRSYLFLKQLENFFVLVKDFVTKLSSQNDLKNTSVINGVYFVSAYQENIPINYLTNTICDKYSIKKPLLRAVNNYSKQSYFVKSFLKEIAFKANVTKFGAQNRFIKFVNFALVAALCVGVYFGSSYILNIKNTKEQIAANNVDKISNYLDSKKYKDLTATQKIELLNLLKQSLNDYPRIFSGDTKFEYITLDTSYKGFAPVKALYYDLSADFFKNTVLTEMENILKTESDPDKLIKAFYMYDSLFDKNYTNVDLFKIWIAANWDKFEKYGVAKNEFLAHIEAILNAKNLSISADQSAQSAANTKLTPVQRAKRLYSILEFISFKDEKSFYDIKKEVENLNQVVQEKEAFNPFNKIYTKENLRDFLAKLSSNIDETAGIESWLMDTNSSLKDISSNEKKELSIAVVELYLQNYADKWNQILRAIEPNEFATKKEVIDELEILSKRENPLNSLIKLTNQNTNLNDENLLKYIYSLGFASSEIKRVFTDFSTKFTNYHALNSDGSLDLISNDVTNVYKKVSDYNFEMLQSSDDKIVYAINGIKNENDPFIVLNNDAKKLPDELNEYYQKLSKLAWKQVENGASSLLATAYKDDVLDDFESLIKPYYPFNESSAKAVSIEEFKRFFGKDGTWNSFYDKYLKQILSKTGSGYKVRPKYAKELRFNKSFLENIAYIDRISNLMLDSNDELKLNYNLKAVDLSANFSHINIGYGNNSLAYDHTIPSNLLVSSKSFDISTQFKFNAVSNAGSDKKEISFDGEWGWYKLLKASNFSSIGVSTLNFDGKKESYFGFEVTPNGGELLELMNIIPTIDLPRKMLY encoded by the coding sequence ATGGCATTTATCGACTACTTACGCAGATTTTTCACATTTTTTAGGTTTAAACACAGTGTTGTTTTAGTAACTTCTATCGCACTTAGTGTTTTGTTTTGGCTCTATGCCCCGCTTGTAGCATTTAACGATATATACAGCTTTGCTAGTGTTAGCTCACGAGTTAGCGTGCTAGTTGCTTTTTGGGCAGTTATATTGTTTTTTGTTTTGCTCAGACCGCTGATGAACTATTTTGCATCGCGCAAAGATGAGAAAAACGACAAACTAAAAGAGATAAAAAAAGAGTCAATGGATAGCTTTGGCAAGGCAAAGAGAAATTTCTTACTTTCGCTAAAAGACGCCAAAACGACTTGGAAAAAAGATATAAATTTCAAAAAATTGCCATTAATAATGATAATAGGCAACGAGGGCGCTGGCAAAAGTGCTTTTATAAACTATTCAAATATCGAATTTCCTCTATCTGATAGCCTGGATACTTATAAAAAGATACACCAAAGTACGACAAATTTTAACCTTTATGTATCAAAATTTGGAGCACTATTAGATACTGAGGGCATTCACTTTGCGCAAGAGAGCCTCTATCAGCCAACTGCAACAGAGGAGCTTCCTGAAGATGATGTAGAGAAAAACAGAGACTATCTACTTAAAAAAGGCGTTTGGAACGAGTTTTTACACTTTTTAAAGAGAAATGACTTTAACTCAAGACTAAGTGGCGCCGTACTTATCATAGATACTAAAAAATTCTTAGAAGGCACTCAAGAGTATTTTGATGAGCTTATAAGATATATGGTAAAGAGGATAAATGACTGCGAGAAGCACCTTGGCATTAAATTTCCTATCTACGTGGTCTTTAGCAAGCTTGACCTTATAGATGGTATGGGTGATTATTTTAAATTATTTAATGAGGACGTGGCAAATAAAGCTCTTGGTATAAATTTAGACTCAAATTTCACTGCTCAAACACTTGAGACAGAGCTTAAGGGCTTAAGCGACTCACTATTTAAACACCTAATGAGCAAAAACTCGATCTCGCACATGCTAGAAGATAAAAAACGCTCATATTTGTTCTTAAAACAGCTTGAAAATTTCTTCGTGCTTGTAAAAGACTTTGTTACAAAGCTAAGCTCTCAAAATGATCTTAAAAACACATCTGTTATAAATGGAGTTTATTTTGTAAGTGCATATCAAGAAAACATCCCTATAAATTACCTTACAAATACAATTTGTGATAAATATAGCATCAAAAAACCACTTCTTAGAGCGGTAAATAATTACAGCAAACAAAGCTATTTTGTAAAATCATTTTTAAAAGAGATCGCTTTTAAAGCAAATGTAACGAAATTTGGCGCTCAAAATAGATTTATTAAATTTGTAAATTTCGCTCTAGTGGCTGCACTTTGTGTTGGGGTTTATTTTGGCTCTAGTTATATTTTAAATATCAAAAATACAAAAGAGCAAATTGCGGCTAACAATGTAGATAAAATTTCTAACTATCTTGATAGTAAAAAGTATAAAGATCTTACCGCTACACAAAAGATCGAGCTTTTAAATCTGCTAAAACAAAGTCTAAACGACTATCCAAGGATCTTTAGCGGTGATACTAAATTTGAGTACATCACTCTTGATACCTCTTATAAAGGTTTTGCGCCTGTTAAAGCGCTTTATTACGATCTTAGCGCTGATTTTTTCAAAAATACAGTTTTAACTGAGATGGAAAATATCCTAAAAACAGAGAGTGACCCAGATAAGCTTATAAAAGCCTTTTATATGTATGATTCACTTTTTGATAAAAACTATACAAACGTAGATCTATTTAAAATTTGGATAGCTGCAAACTGGGATAAATTTGAAAAATATGGTGTTGCTAAAAATGAGTTTTTAGCGCACATCGAAGCCATTTTAAATGCTAAAAATTTAAGCATTTCAGCAGATCAGAGCGCCCAAAGTGCTGCAAATACTAAACTAACACCTGTTCAAAGAGCAAAAAGGCTCTACTCGATACTTGAGTTTATCTCATTTAAAGATGAAAAATCATTCTATGACATCAAAAAAGAGGTTGAAAATTTAAACCAAGTAGTTCAAGAAAAAGAGGCGTTTAATCCATTTAATAAAATTTATACAAAAGAAAATTTAAGAGACTTCTTGGCAAAACTTAGCTCAAACATCGATGAGACTGCAGGCATCGAGTCATGGCTGATGGATACCAACTCATCTTTAAAAGATATCAGCTCAAATGAGAAAAAAGAGCTAAGCATCGCAGTTGTAGAGCTTTACTTGCAAAACTATGCTGATAAATGGAACCAAATTTTAAGAGCAATCGAGCCAAATGAATTTGCTACTAAAAAAGAGGTCATAGATGAGCTTGAAATTTTGTCAAAAAGAGAAAACCCACTAAATTCTCTTATAAAACTAACCAATCAAAATACAAATTTAAATGATGAAAATTTACTAAAATACATCTACTCTCTAGGGTTTGCTTCAAGCGAGATAAAACGTGTATTTACAGACTTTAGCACTAAATTTACAAACTATCATGCGCTAAATTCTGACGGATCGCTAGATCTTATCAGCAATGACGTCACAAATGTCTATAAAAAAGTTAGTGACTATAACTTTGAGATGCTTCAAAGCAGTGACGATAAGATCGTTTATGCGATAAATGGCATAAAAAATGAAAACGATCCGTTTATCGTGCTAAACAATGACGCTAAAAAGCTTCCAGATGAGCTAAATGAGTACTATCAAAAGCTATCAAAACTTGCTTGGAAACAGGTAGAAAACGGAGCTTCATCGCTTTTAGCAACAGCTTATAAAGATGATGTTCTTGATGACTTTGAAAGCCTTATAAAACCTTATTATCCATTTAATGAAAGCTCAGCAAAAGCCGTTAGTATCGAAGAATTTAAGAGATTTTTTGGCAAAGACGGAACTTGGAATAGCTTTTATGATAAATATCTAAAACAAATTTTAAGCAAAACTGGCAGTGGCTACAAAGTAAGACCAAAATATGCAAAAGAGCTAAGATTTAATAAAAGTTTCCTTGAAAATATCGCTTATATCGATAGAATTTCAAATTTGATGCTTGATTCAAATGACGAGCTAAAACTAAACTATAACTTAAAAGCGGTTGATCTATCGGCAAATTTCAGCCATATAAATATAGGCTACGGAAATAACTCTTTGGCGTATGATCATACGATCCCATCAAATTTACTTGTTTCAAGTAAAAGCTTTGATATCTCAACACAGTTTAAATTTAATGCAGTTTCAAATGCAGGCAGTGATAAAAAAGAGATCAGCTTTGATGGTGAGTGGGGCTGGTACAAGCTCTTAAAGGCTTCGAATTTCAGTAGCATTGGCGTTAGCACGCTTAACTTTGATGGTAAAAAAGAGTCATATTTTGGCTTTGAAGTTACTCCAAATGGCGGAGAGCTTTTAGAGCTTATGAATATCATACCAACTATTGATTTACCAAGAAAGATGCTTTATTAA
- the tssF gene encoding type VI secretion system baseplate subunit TssF, whose amino-acid sequence MDYNENNLAYFQKEMAYLDETRALFIKNFPKVAPFLDTKSKDPDVESIIENMAILTSRIRQELDENIPLIAESLINILMPSYTNPFPSVCMQEFALRDDFSEKKEFIPKGSIIESKPINGVACKFQTIYDVNLLPLKISKAFMLNNKSDYLLNLNISITKDELSAKELDIDFLNLYLGDNIYFSSTLLMWLKNYLKFIVISFEDSDEEIKLGADKLSLDEFDEALINSDEFGFEAFELIKELSYFSSKLNFIRINGLGFLKRFDAKSFNIKFVFSKDMPNGYVPRLEYFSLFATPAINLFAKGAEPIQNNNKRSEYRIFIDRSNINAYEIVSITKVVAHSSNNEKRILKNYKSFERFEFLNSQRSKDYYFVSNKIDMKLNSYKEISFFKNDAKEQTVSIETLCCNGDLPTSLKLGEINKIQNHQGVVTKNLTIPTSVKRVNVDGNLLWRLVSILSFSYQSILNKGSFLALLNAFMLPDDEFLKKFSSSLHEIKTKQIHRVDGGFAKRGVLCIFYIDESEFESLGNVYVLGINLAKFLSKFASINSFCELKIKCVKSKILFDYGFLSGTKELV is encoded by the coding sequence ATGGATTATAATGAAAATAATTTAGCTTATTTTCAAAAAGAGATGGCGTATCTTGATGAAACAAGAGCACTTTTTATAAAGAATTTCCCAAAGGTTGCACCATTTTTAGATACTAAGAGCAAAGATCCTGATGTTGAGAGTATCATAGAAAATATGGCTATTTTGACATCAAGGATTAGACAAGAGCTAGATGAAAATATCCCATTAATAGCCGAGTCTTTGATAAATATCTTAATGCCAAGCTACACAAATCCTTTTCCCTCGGTTTGCATGCAAGAATTTGCTCTAAGAGATGACTTTTCAGAAAAAAAAGAATTTATACCAAAAGGCAGCATCATAGAGTCAAAGCCAATAAACGGTGTAGCTTGTAAATTCCAGACGATATATGATGTAAATTTGCTTCCATTAAAGATATCAAAAGCTTTCATGTTAAACAACAAAAGTGACTATCTTTTAAATTTAAACATATCTATCACCAAAGATGAACTTAGCGCCAAAGAGCTTGATATAGACTTTTTAAATTTATATCTTGGCGATAACATATACTTCTCTTCAACTCTTTTGATGTGGCTAAAAAACTACTTGAAATTTATAGTAATAAGCTTTGAAGATAGCGATGAGGAGATAAAACTTGGAGCTGATAAGCTTAGCTTAGACGAATTTGATGAAGCTTTGATAAATAGCGATGAGTTTGGTTTTGAGGCATTTGAGCTTATAAAAGAGCTTTCGTATTTTTCATCTAAACTAAATTTCATCCGTATAAACGGACTTGGTTTTTTAAAAAGATTTGACGCAAAAAGCTTTAACATCAAATTTGTCTTTTCAAAAGATATGCCAAATGGTTATGTGCCAAGGCTAGAGTACTTCTCTCTCTTTGCCACACCAGCGATAAATTTGTTTGCCAAAGGCGCTGAGCCTATACAAAATAACAACAAACGAAGCGAGTATAGAATTTTCATAGACCGCTCAAACATAAACGCTTACGAGATAGTCTCTATCACAAAGGTCGTCGCTCACAGCAGCAATAATGAAAAAAGGATACTTAAAAACTACAAAAGCTTTGAGAGGTTTGAGTTTCTAAATAGCCAAAGATCAAAGGATTATTACTTTGTAAGTAACAAAATAGATATGAAGCTAAACTCTTACAAAGAAATTTCATTTTTTAAAAATGACGCTAAAGAGCAGACCGTGAGCATCGAGACGCTTTGTTGCAACGGCGACCTGCCAACTAGTCTAAAACTTGGCGAGATAAACAAAATCCAAAATCACCAAGGCGTAGTGACCAAAAATTTAACTATCCCAACTAGCGTAAAACGTGTAAATGTAGATGGAAATTTACTCTGGAGGCTAGTTAGTATCTTGTCATTTAGCTATCAAAGCATACTAAACAAGGGCTCTTTTTTGGCACTGCTTAATGCCTTTATGCTACCTGATGATGAGTTTTTGAAGAAATTTTCTAGCTCGCTTCATGAGATAAAAACAAAACAGATCCACAGGGTCGATGGCGGCTTTGCAAAAAGAGGAGTGCTATGTATATTTTATATAGATGAGAGCGAATTTGAAAGTCTTGGAAATGTCTATGTTTTAGGTATAAATTTGGCTAAGTTTTTATCAAAATTTGCTTCTATTAACTCATTTTGCGAGCTTAAGATAAAGTGCGTAAAGAGTAAAATTTTATTTGATTATGGGTTTTTAAGCGGCACGAAAGAGCTAGTATGA
- the tssB gene encoding type VI secretion system contractile sheath small subunit has translation MAENSIPPKERINIVYRTKTNNQEADVELPLKLMVVSNLTGENQTPLEDREVVSINKINFDQVMKSLDIHTEFSVKNRLNSGSEDLNIDLNFESIQDFNPDNIINQVPELKKLLQLRKALVALKGPMGNMPDFRKAVLEAIKDEDSRKQLLLELKDEKDKE, from the coding sequence ATGGCAGAGAATTCAATCCCACCAAAAGAACGTATAAACATTGTTTATAGAACCAAAACAAACAACCAAGAAGCAGACGTTGAGCTTCCATTAAAGCTGATGGTAGTTTCAAATTTAACTGGTGAAAACCAAACTCCACTTGAAGATCGCGAAGTTGTCTCTATAAATAAGATAAATTTCGATCAAGTTATGAAAAGTTTAGACATTCATACTGAATTTTCAGTGAAAAATAGACTAAATTCTGGTAGCGAAGATCTAAATATCGATCTAAATTTTGAAAGCATTCAAGACTTCAATCCAGACAATATCATCAACCAAGTCCCTGAGCTAAAAAAGCTATTGCAGCTTAGAAAAGCTTTAGTTGCGTTAAAAGGACCTATGGGCAATATGCCTGATTTTAGAAAAGCGGTTTTAGAGGCTATTAAGGATGAAGATAGTAGAAAACAGCTTCTTTTAGAGCTTAAAGACGAAAAAGATAAGGAATAA
- a CDS encoding type VI secretion system domain-containing protein — MQDKFFNKFNENFSEKELYISLIDEMSKYKTLTHDTIKWDFVYSSSLKALSEFSLDVKLLNFLAISAINLNDKDAFKRLISAFSFFLTTIKQEPNLLAKNEKQVPAKKKIFAQTIELFTQAHRDGINLDEADARAFNELVPELSRELSTHFDTLYIEEKNEQAQRVEEPKQQPQKAEPSYSQSVSFGSSDISTFSDREFREYFVNLSISLLKNDIKNLTAYSLIFEAMWGRIKALPVSSEQVTQIRYPDENLILLFKNMKEANLGNLEKFIRNLALNPFWIDGVRIFCEFLRSSGLSEQSELVSNMTLNFIEKFSDMKKLKFQSEEAFFSEESAKFFSKKESTNFISSDEMKKDMSFEELIKALDRSKYTTNSQSELSFLLELSKIFTSQGMDNNAKVVYSQIVKFIENTELKDYLSDIYIKAKTFL, encoded by the coding sequence GTGCAAGATAAGTTTTTCAACAAATTTAACGAAAACTTTTCAGAAAAAGAACTCTACATCAGCCTTATAGACGAGATGTCAAAGTATAAGACTTTGACTCATGATACGATAAAATGGGACTTTGTTTATAGCTCGTCTTTAAAGGCATTAAGCGAATTTAGCCTCGATGTAAAGCTTTTGAATTTCTTAGCGATCTCTGCTATAAATTTAAACGACAAAGACGCTTTTAAAAGATTAATCAGTGCTTTTTCATTTTTCCTAACTACTATAAAACAAGAGCCAAATTTATTAGCAAAAAATGAAAAGCAAGTGCCTGCTAAAAAAAAGATATTTGCCCAAACGATAGAGCTTTTTACGCAAGCTCATAGGGACGGTATAAATTTAGACGAAGCGGACGCAAGAGCTTTTAATGAGCTTGTGCCTGAGCTCTCACGTGAGCTTAGCACGCACTTTGACACGCTTTATATAGAAGAGAAAAATGAGCAAGCTCAAAGAGTAGAGGAGCCAAAGCAGCAGCCGCAAAAGGCAGAACCAAGCTACTCACAAAGTGTCTCTTTTGGCAGTAGTGATATTAGCACATTTAGCGATAGAGAGTTTAGGGAGTATTTTGTAAATTTATCCATCTCGCTTTTAAAAAATGATATAAAAAATTTGACCGCTTACTCGCTTATTTTTGAGGCGATGTGGGGCAGGATCAAGGCTTTGCCAGTTAGCAGCGAGCAAGTGACGCAGATACGCTATCCTGATGAAAATTTGATCTTACTTTTTAAAAATATGAAAGAAGCAAACCTTGGTAATTTAGAGAAATTTATAAGAAATTTAGCTCTTAATCCATTTTGGATAGATGGCGTTAGGATATTTTGTGAGTTTTTAAGATCATCTGGACTAAGCGAGCAAAGCGAACTAGTTTCTAATATGACTTTAAATTTCATAGAAAAATTTTCAGATATGAAAAAGCTTAAATTTCAAAGTGAAGAGGCATTTTTCAGCGAAGAGAGTGCTAAATTTTTTAGTAAAAAAGAGAGTACAAATTTTATCTCTAGTGATGAAATGAAAAAAGATATGAGCTTTGAAGAGCTGATAAAAGCCCTTGATAGAAGCAAATATACAACAAATTCGCAAAGTGAGCTTAGCTTTTTGTTAGAGCTTTCCAAAATTTTTACAAGCCAAGGCATGGACAACAACGCAAAAGTTGTATATTCGCAAATAGTTAAATTTATAGAAAACACCGAGCTTAAGGATTATTTGTCAGATATTTATATAAAGGCAAAAACATTTTTGTGA